From the Bombus huntii isolate Logan2020A chromosome 4, iyBomHunt1.1, whole genome shotgun sequence genome, the window aaataaaatttttttcagTTTCTGAATTTAAACTCCCTagacagaaaaatataatctctAGGTAAACAGATGTGAAAAGAAGACACGCGATGGAAAGcgtaaatatttacatttcttgAGTGTTTGTGagagtaatttttatttataatcatGATAGACGGAAACATTTCCATGGAGGAGGATACAGAATTACGAGATTTGGTGGTACAAACACTTGAAAACAATGGTGTTCTTGCAAAAGTCCGGgtacgataaaaatttttttaagaactatattttttttataggttaTGTAGATCACATCAAAGAACTTTCTCCcatcaaaattatattttttgtcGTAGTAttgatttaacaattttttataatgtttataGGCGGAACTCAGGGCAAGTGTTTTCTTAGCTCTAGAAGAACAAGAATCTGTAATGGTATGTTCTACAGTAGATAAAtgcaaacaattttttttatatattcatgcACAAAAGTTGTTCTTTTACATCATTTTAAATCATAGctggtaataataaaatgtacaaaataacAAAAGTAAATAACAAACTTGAATTAATAAGAGTtgcaattaaatttcaaaattatataatatttgtcaaagtcaacaaaattattttggattaattaattttgatcaTAATTTTGATGTCCATCAGTAACAGTAGATAGAAGAATGTATTTTGTTGCTCCAGCACTACAGCATCTGTGTGTATGCATAGTTTGTCAtagtttatttttacattatttaaataaatgttcatTCCTATATAGATTTATAAATAGCAAATATACATTTGATATATATTAAAGTAAATAACAACATCAGACAATGTTATAATTATAGTTTTCATcatgtaaattaaatatttcagaacCCTGAACCACTTCTCAATAAAACTGTAAAACAGTACCTGGCTAATTCAGAGGGAAAATTATTGTTTTCCTTGGTTAGGGAGTTCCTAGAGTATTTTGGTCTTGATTATACAATATCTGTATATGATCCAGAAACTTATTTTGgaaaagaatataattatgttggaagaaataaattatgtgAAGAATTAGGTATTGAATCCAATGAGCCATTGCTTggagaaattttaaaaaatagcaTGAACAGTGCCTTTAATAACACACAGAAGGTATGTAGGTTAAGATTgtaagataaaatattataaatattttaaaaaattaattacccaGAAATAAAACTGTTACaattacgaatatttttatagaatgaAACTGACAGCAAATTTAGTACAACTGAAACTACAACAAATATTGCTAATGCCACATTTGAAATTTCCATTCCAAAAGTATTAAATAATGAAACTACATCATTGTCAAATGATAATGATGTATCGGATAAATTAGAAAGCATTTCACAGCAAAGTCCAAAACTTCCAATAAATGTGACAATAACTGATAagagaaataaagaaacatcTGTTCATGTTTCAATAGATGATTTAAAGTGTGAGATGCAAAATGATTCTCTCAGGAATAGTACAACTTCTGAATACAATGAAAAGAACGATGGAATTGATAGCAAAGGGAACAATAGTATGAATTTTGATACACTCCCTACAAGTCCAAATGGCACAAGTACAGTGATGAATCATACAACAAAGGAGACTGAGATAGATACACTCATTCAAACAAGTTTACTAAATAAAACCGAGCCTTTAATTAAGTTTGATGAATCTATAGTTACTGAAATGCAAACAAATCAAAATGAAGATATAAGTAagcaaaataatataaatagttTGGAATTACaaatagtaaataatatacaaaacagaAAACCAGTTAATACTGGAAACAGTTTTGGAAAAACTGTATACTTCGAAGAAATTATTGTTGacggaaaaagagaaaatattaatgatatacGTAATACTGATAcctttttacaagatttaccATCTTTAGATAAAAAATCACATTCTATACTTAGCGATCTCCCACCattaaatagtaaaaaaaCTAATATTAATGATTTGAAGGAATTAATGGATATTGGGCTTGGTATGTTGTTGCATATCTTTGAAACATATTTCTCATAATCTTTGTATCATAAACATAATATTTTCAGGAACTGATGGTATAGATAATTATGAAGAAGATTTTGTTTCATCTGCGTCTGGTAGTGCTTATGATCAAAGTCCTTCGAAGGatcctgaaaaatcaaatagtccaataaaattacaaacgaAAAAACAAGATAAAATTCACAGTACTAATAGCGAGGACATAAGTGAAGAAATTGAAGATATAAATGATATACTAAGCAGCACATCATGTGtaagtaaattttatatgaatttaGATGCATTTTTTGATACATAATTTTCCATATAAAGATggttttacatatatatatatataattttttttgaGTATTGCATGTATAATTCCATTTTAGCTTGAAGATATAAACATGGATAAAAACATGTCAAATTTTGCAACGGGTATTACAGCAAATTGTGCAAAGGAACTGTAATTCATAAATTGCACTAGTGAATTACTGTAAGAACtaaaatgttatttcattTAGAGCATTGATATTCAATATCCTCCTATGTCAGGGCATCAAGTATATTAATGCAAATTGCTATGAATTCATgaatttgcaaaattattttggTTTCTAACATGGCACTGCCATTTGTGGCTCAATACTTATAAGTTCCCTACAAAAAAACGTAGAAGGGAAATGtctgaatatatatttataaatgttatattttcaCTACTTTGTAAGAACTTTTTGtcaaaaatgtatttttataaatcatgaatttcattttaacagtatttaagaaaaataatttttaaacaaaaaatattctacGAAGGATATTATATTGGTTATGACATGAGAAAACTcaactttttataaaaatattacacaaattttattaaaaaagatgAGATGTTATAAACTGATAAACTGCCATTACTCTCTgctattattgtaataaagtgttaaattatatttttagtaattgagaatattaaaaataagaatcATATAAAAGTtccattaaaaattttttataaaatacacgttgtaaacatatttataattttataatgtaataagaaGTAGTTacttaaaaattcaaaaattaagTTGATATCAAAAACAAAGAAAcactatttaattaaaatgaatataCTATTAAATCATCTTTTTAAGTTATGATACATTATTAACTAAATTAGAAGAGTAATATTAAAACTCTTGCTTGTAAGCTTTCAGACAAACTGCCTTCTACGTTATTCTGTAAATATGTCTAGTATTATTACTTATAAAGCCAATTATCTCAATgttaaaatatcttaaaaaaGTGAAAAGTAATCAGTTACATTAATGGTTGTTGAATACTTAGTTATATCTTTCTGAAAAAATTTTGTAGCAATTTTGTTAtgtttatcaaaataattccTGTGTCTGATTTTATGACTGAAGTATCATTACCTCATTTAACTAAAGTTACTGGTATAGTATTGATAGCAATATCAGTAAATCATCCGTCTAAAAATGGATTgcctaaaaaatatataaaattatttttcttcaaagatAATGGTGCTAAATGCATAAAACGAAAAGTATTTATAAAAGTTGAAGTTGATATTCAATGAAAGATTAGGTGCTTATATGTTTTCTTGCATCCATGAAtcgtaatatttaaataactaaCGAGAGCTTTAGACTaagtaattcaatttttgggcAATCCAATACCTTGATAAacatattgttataaatatactaTGCCCCAAATAAGATGCAATAACTAAGTACAATTCATAATGGATCAACTGGATGCTTGACAAATCAAAATCTGTTTGTACAGCCTGCTTCCTTCACAAAACTTTGAGTAGCACACAATTACTGTAATGTCATCAAtagtaaatattgtaaatgaTTCAAACAAAGAGATTTCATAATTGATTAATACGCCTtagaattttaattgtataacaaga encodes:
- the LOC126864898 gene encoding myb-like protein D isoform X1 gives rise to the protein MIDGNISMEEDTELRDLVVQTLENNGVLAKVRAELRASVFLALEEQESVMNPEPLLNKTVKQYLANSEGKLLFSLVREFLEYFGLDYTISVYDPETYFGKEYNYVGRNKLCEELGIESNEPLLGEILKNSMNSAFNNTQKNETDSKFSTTETTTNIANATFEISIPKVLNNETTSLSNDNDVSDKLESISQQSPKLPINVTITDKRNKETSVHVSIDDLKCEMQNDSLRNSTTSEYNEKNDGIDSKGNNSMNFDTLPTSPNGTSTVMNHTTKETEIDTLIQTSLLNKTEPLIKFDESIVTEMQTNQNEDISKQNNINSLELQIVNNIQNRKPVNTGNSFGKTVYFEEIIVDGKRENINDIRNTDTFLQDLPSLDKKSHSILSDLPPLNSKKTNINDLKELMDIGLGTDGIDNYEEDFVSSASGSAYDQSPSKDPEKSNSPIKLQTKKQDKIHSTNSEDISEEIEDINDILSSTSCLEDINMDKNMSNFATGITANCAKEL
- the LOC126864898 gene encoding myb-like protein D isoform X2 — protein: MIDGNISMEEDTELRDLVVQTLENNGVLAKVRAELRASVFLALEEQESVMNPEPLLNKTVKQYLANSEGKLLFSLVREFLEYFGLDYTISVYDPETYFGKEYNYVGRNKLCEELGIESNEPLLGEILKNSMNSAFNNTQKNETDSKFSTTETTTNIANATFEISIPKVLNNETTSLSNDNDVSDKLESISQQSPKLPINVTITDKRNKETSVHVSIDDLKCEMQNDSLRNSTTSEYNEKNDGIDSKGNNSMNFDTLPTSPNGTSTVMNHTTKETEIDTLIQTSLLNKTEPLIKFDESIVTEMQTNQNEDISKQNNINSLELQIVNNIQNRKPVNTGNSFGKTVYFEEIIVDGKRENINDIRNTDTFLQDLPSLDKKSHSILSDLPPLNSKKTNINDLKELMDIGLGTDGIDNYEEDFVSSASGSAYDQSPSKDPEKSNSPIKLQTKKQDKIHSTNSEDISEEIEDINDILSSTSCNWNT
- the LOC126864898 gene encoding myb-like protein D isoform X3, with protein sequence MIDGNISMEEDTELRDLVVQTLENNGVLAKVRAELRASVFLALEEQESVMNPEPLLNKTVKQYLANSEGKLLFSLVREFLEYFGLDYTISVYDPETYFGKEYNYVGRNKLCEELGIESNEPLLGEILKNSMNSAFNNTQKNETDSKFSTTETTTNIANATFEISIPKVLNNETTSLSNDNDVSDKLESISQQSPKLPINVTITDKRNKETSVHVSIDDLKCEMQNDSLRNSTTSEYNEKNDGIDSKGNNSMNFDTLPTSPNGTSTVMNHTTKETEIDTLIQTSLLNKTEPLIKFDESIVTEMQTNQNEDISKQNNINSLELQIVNNIQNRKPVNTGNSFGKTVYFEEIIVDGKRENINDIRNTDTFLQDLPSLDKKSHSILSDLPPLNSKKTNINDLKELMDIGLGTDGIDNYEEDFVSSASGSAYDQSPSKDPEKSNSPIKLQTKKQDKIHSTNSEDISEEIEDINDILSSTSCL